One region of Anabaena sphaerica FACHB-251 genomic DNA includes:
- a CDS encoding urease subunit beta produces MIPGEIITPLGEIELNANRPTTQLIVANTGDRPIQVGSHFHFYEVNNALDFDREKARGMRLDIPAGTAVRFEPGDEKEITLIPLVGSRQIYGFNNKINGKL; encoded by the coding sequence ATGATACCAGGCGAAATAATCACACCACTTGGTGAAATCGAACTCAATGCAAATCGTCCCACCACCCAATTAATAGTAGCAAACACCGGAGACAGACCAATTCAAGTTGGTTCACACTTTCACTTTTACGAAGTCAACAACGCCCTAGATTTTGACAGAGAAAAAGCGCGAGGAATGAGATTAGATATTCCCGCAGGAACAGCAGTCAGATTTGAACCAGGAGACGAAAAAGAAATCACCCTTATTCCCCTAGTCGGTAGCCGCCAAATCTACGGATTCAACAACAAAATAAACGGAAAACTCTAA
- a CDS encoding DUF4276 family protein: MTRETYMRILVYVEGTSDKSAMEALLAQLIEEKLNQGISIEFFAVKGNDNSRGGDAKKDLLTQTPIRAINILKNQQNSTVVIIPDLYPKNKGFPHETVAELAQGIFNNFEQALHNKGINDHRLKERFKIFCFKHDLEALILAAESELSSILGINTIPKTWTIPVEDQNHDVPPKRIVEEIFKNYGKRYKESIDAPRILGSARYQDIAARCPQAFQPFVQFLENL; the protein is encoded by the coding sequence ATGACTAGAGAGACTTACATGAGAATTTTAGTTTATGTTGAGGGGACATCTGATAAATCAGCAATGGAAGCATTACTAGCACAATTAATTGAAGAGAAACTAAACCAGGGTATCAGTATTGAATTTTTTGCGGTTAAAGGCAATGATAATAGTAGAGGTGGAGATGCTAAAAAAGATTTATTAACTCAAACTCCAATTAGAGCAATTAATATTCTTAAAAATCAGCAAAATTCGACTGTAGTAATTATACCAGATTTATATCCTAAAAATAAAGGTTTTCCTCATGAAACAGTGGCAGAATTAGCACAAGGAATTTTTAATAATTTTGAACAAGCATTACACAACAAAGGAATTAATGATCATCGGTTAAAAGAACGCTTTAAAATTTTCTGCTTTAAACATGATTTAGAAGCATTAATTTTAGCTGCTGAAAGTGAATTATCAAGTATACTTGGCATTAATACCATACCAAAAACATGGACAATACCTGTTGAAGATCAAAATCATGACGTTCCACCTAAAAGAATAGTAGAGGAGATATTCAAAAACTATGGTAAACGTTATAAAGAATCTATAGATGCGCCAAGAATATTAGGAAGTGCAAGATATCAAGATATAGCAGCAAGATGTCCACAAGCTTTCCAACCCTTTGTACAATTTTTAGAAAATCTTTAA
- a CDS encoding AAA family ATPase, which produces MRLKSINIQGYRPFRNFAAQLEPLEIIVGANGAGKSSLFEFLKFLRDSLYQDIPPEIVPGSIGQQIFHIPGPEKFQWNIEIDTGRPVGIRYLGELMGPVGRTQVSYERVESSQPFSDIYPNPYIYMDIRGNKGVIREPGETGFTQVKIKPAIQQDIALKRHNQLTLSAMTNPSLEALYNLREYIRDWRFYSSFNIANDKIRKSVPLEQEPILHEDAGNLSSVLFSLMTEHRTAFDELQQHLRSVIPGFKGLTVKARGGPGEVIAFWQESGVNQELSLADLSDGILRLICWICLCVQPNPPSLICIDEPDQGVHPRTLPVLAGLFEKASERTQILLATHSSYFLTQFDISQIAVLRKETGEAKFIKPGNSPVLIDMLNDFGSDELEQLHRSDELERLP; this is translated from the coding sequence ATGAGATTAAAATCCATCAATATTCAAGGTTATCGACCTTTCAGGAATTTTGCAGCACAGTTAGAACCGCTAGAAATTATTGTTGGTGCTAATGGTGCTGGTAAATCAAGTTTGTTTGAATTTCTCAAATTTTTGCGAGATAGTCTTTATCAAGATATACCTCCTGAAATAGTTCCTGGTTCTATTGGTCAACAGATTTTTCATATTCCAGGACCAGAAAAATTCCAATGGAATATTGAAATTGATACAGGTCGTCCAGTTGGTATTAGATATTTAGGGGAACTGATGGGTCCGGTTGGTCGAACTCAAGTTTCCTATGAACGGGTAGAATCATCTCAACCTTTTAGTGATATATACCCTAATCCATACATATATATGGATATTCGAGGTAATAAAGGTGTGATTCGAGAACCTGGAGAAACAGGATTTACACAAGTCAAAATCAAACCAGCCATACAACAAGATATTGCTTTAAAACGTCATAATCAACTAACCTTGAGTGCAATGACAAATCCATCACTAGAAGCATTATATAACTTACGTGAATATATTCGTGATTGGAGATTTTATAGTTCCTTCAACATAGCAAATGATAAAATTCGTAAATCAGTTCCCCTGGAACAAGAACCTATTTTACATGAAGATGCAGGTAATTTAAGTTCGGTTCTCTTTTCTTTAATGACTGAACATAGAACAGCATTTGATGAACTACAACAACATTTACGTTCTGTCATTCCTGGGTTTAAAGGTTTAACAGTAAAAGCACGTGGTGGACCTGGAGAAGTCATCGCTTTTTGGCAAGAATCAGGAGTTAATCAAGAATTAAGTTTAGCTGACTTATCAGATGGAATTTTACGGTTAATTTGTTGGATTTGTTTATGTGTACAACCAAATCCACCATCTTTAATTTGTATTGATGAACCAGATCAAGGTGTACATCCCCGTACACTTCCGGTTCTAGCTGGTTTATTTGAAAAAGCATCTGAACGGACACAAATTTTATTAGCGACTCACTCTTCTTACTTTCTGACTCAGTTTGATATTTCTCAAATTGCTGTACTCAGAAAAGAAACAGGAGAAGCAAAATTTATTAAACCTGGAAATTCTCCAGTTTTAATTGATATGCTTAATGATTTTGGTTCAGATGAATTAGAACAATTACACCGTAGCGATGAACTAGAGAGACTTCCATGA
- the ureA gene encoding urease subunit gamma, producing the protein MQLTPQEKDKLLIFTAALVAERRKNRGLKLNYPEAVAFISAAILEGARDGQTVAELMSYGTTLLNCDDVMEGIPEMIDEVQVEATFPDGTKLVTVHNPIR; encoded by the coding sequence ATGCAACTTACACCGCAAGAAAAGGACAAGTTATTAATATTTACTGCGGCTTTGGTAGCAGAAAGAAGAAAAAATAGAGGTTTGAAATTAAATTATCCAGAAGCAGTTGCTTTTATTTCTGCTGCGATTTTGGAAGGTGCAAGAGATGGACAAACGGTGGCAGAATTAATGAGTTATGGTACAACCCTATTAAATTGTGATGATGTCATGGAAGGTATTCCTGAAATGATTGATGAAGTGCAGGTAGAAGCAACTTTTCCTGATGGAACTAAGTTAGTAACTGTGCATAATCCTATTAGATAG